Proteins from a genomic interval of Staphylococcus debuckii:
- the ppdK gene encoding pyruvate, phosphate dikinase, with product MTKYIYAFSEGSQAMKDLLGGKGANLAEMKRLGLPVPDGFTITTEACIEYLKHGSILSDELKEELHNQLAAFSERTGKAFSSDENLLLVSVRSGAKISMPGMMDTILNLGLNDENVEKLAEKTGDARFAYDCYRRLLQMFGQVVYGITMTAFDHYFDKYKEEHGYEIDADIPAEGLKEISDRFKEIYVEEVYKPFPQEPLQQLTEAVEAVFKSWDNDRARVYRDLNDIPHDIGTAVNVQEMVFGNSGNRSGTGVAFTRNPVTGENKLFGEYLLNAQGEDVVAGIRTPKEIATLDTQMPDVYQEFVDVTEKLEAHYKDMQDIEFTIENAQLYILQTRNGKRTAKAAMKIAVDLVDEGVITKEEALTKVDVKSIDTLLHPAFEEKALEAAEAISDAGLPASPGASTGKVVFSAEDAKAQAEQGDKVILMRPETSPEDIEGMVASEAIVTTHGGMTSHAAVVARGMGKCCVTGCSNLNIDTANKVVNYHGKQIHEGDVISVDGSTGNIYLGEIETTSAEHSEEFDRFMQWAEESARLGVRMNAETPADIEAGYQFDASGIGLVRTEHMFFGAERLVQMRRFILASSKEERVEALNEIRKYQTEDFEEIFRLSNGRPTIVRLLDPPLHEFLPKSEEEIQIVSKQLNVQPEVLKQRLGDLHEVNPMLGHRGCRLAVTYPELAEMQAEAIIGSVMRLQAEGIESKPEIMIPLVSTVEEFKTLKDTIQTTISELEEKESKTVNYLIGTMIETPRACLIAGQLAQESEFFSFGTNDLTQLTYGFSRDDAGKFIGEYINRDLLSVDPFQTLDVDGVGQLIQTAVEQAKASNPQIKIGVCGELGGDPKSIHFFNDLDIDYVSCSPFRVPGAILAAAQSQVESERLVGANN from the coding sequence ATGACAAAATATATTTATGCATTTTCAGAAGGAAGTCAAGCTATGAAAGACCTTCTAGGAGGAAAGGGAGCTAACTTAGCGGAAATGAAGCGACTCGGCTTACCTGTACCAGATGGTTTTACAATTACGACAGAAGCTTGTATTGAATATTTAAAACATGGTTCAATATTATCAGATGAACTGAAAGAAGAATTACATAATCAATTGGCAGCATTCTCAGAACGAACTGGCAAAGCATTTTCATCTGACGAGAATTTATTATTAGTATCTGTGCGCAGCGGTGCAAAAATTTCCATGCCGGGTATGATGGATACGATTTTAAACTTAGGTTTGAATGATGAAAATGTTGAAAAGTTAGCAGAAAAAACGGGAGATGCACGATTTGCGTATGACTGTTACAGACGTTTATTACAAATGTTTGGACAAGTCGTCTATGGCATTACCATGACTGCTTTCGATCATTACTTTGATAAATATAAAGAAGAACATGGATATGAAATAGATGCCGATATTCCAGCTGAAGGATTAAAGGAAATCAGTGACCGCTTCAAAGAAATCTATGTTGAAGAAGTCTACAAACCATTCCCGCAAGAACCGCTGCAACAATTAACTGAAGCAGTAGAAGCGGTATTTAAATCATGGGATAACGACCGTGCCCGTGTCTACCGTGACTTAAACGACATTCCACATGACATTGGAACTGCAGTCAATGTACAAGAAATGGTCTTCGGTAATAGTGGTAACCGCAGTGGAACTGGCGTTGCCTTTACACGTAACCCAGTAACGGGTGAGAATAAATTATTCGGTGAATACTTATTAAATGCACAAGGGGAAGATGTAGTAGCCGGTATCCGTACACCAAAAGAAATCGCAACGTTAGATACACAAATGCCGGATGTTTATCAAGAATTTGTAGATGTGACTGAGAAATTAGAAGCACATTACAAAGATATGCAAGATATCGAATTCACGATTGAAAATGCTCAATTGTATATCTTACAAACGCGTAACGGTAAACGTACTGCTAAAGCAGCCATGAAAATTGCCGTTGATTTAGTAGATGAAGGGGTTATTACGAAAGAAGAGGCGCTGACAAAGGTAGATGTAAAATCAATCGATACATTGCTGCACCCAGCTTTTGAAGAAAAAGCTTTAGAAGCAGCAGAAGCAATTTCTGACGCAGGACTTCCTGCAAGCCCTGGAGCTTCAACAGGTAAAGTGGTCTTCTCAGCTGAAGATGCTAAAGCACAAGCAGAACAAGGGGACAAAGTCATCTTGATGCGTCCTGAAACTTCTCCAGAAGATATTGAAGGAATGGTCGCAAGTGAAGCAATTGTAACGACACATGGCGGTATGACTTCACATGCTGCAGTAGTTGCACGTGGTATGGGTAAATGCTGTGTGACAGGCTGCTCAAACTTGAATATTGATACTGCTAATAAAGTGGTTAATTATCATGGTAAACAAATTCATGAAGGTGACGTTATCTCCGTTGATGGTTCAACAGGCAATATCTACCTGGGTGAAATTGAAACAACGAGTGCTGAGCATAGCGAAGAATTCGACCGCTTCATGCAATGGGCGGAAGAAAGTGCGCGTTTAGGCGTCCGCATGAATGCTGAAACACCTGCAGACATTGAAGCGGGGTATCAATTCGACGCTTCAGGAATTGGCCTCGTACGTACAGAGCACATGTTCTTTGGCGCTGAACGTCTGGTGCAAATGCGTCGTTTCATCTTAGCTTCTTCAAAAGAAGAGCGCGTTGAGGCCCTAAATGAAATTCGTAAATACCAAACTGAAGACTTTGAAGAAATCTTCAGATTATCTAATGGCCGACCTACCATTGTACGTTTATTAGATCCGCCATTACATGAATTCCTTCCAAAATCAGAAGAAGAAATTCAAATCGTCTCTAAACAATTAAACGTGCAACCAGAAGTATTGAAACAACGTTTAGGTGATTTGCATGAAGTCAATCCGATGTTAGGACACCGTGGCTGCCGTTTAGCTGTCACATATCCTGAACTCGCTGAAATGCAGGCTGAAGCAATTATCGGCAGTGTGATGCGCCTGCAAGCAGAAGGTATTGAAAGTAAACCAGAAATCATGATTCCATTAGTTTCTACTGTTGAAGAATTTAAGACTTTAAAAGATACAATTCAGACAACTATTTCTGAATTAGAAGAAAAAGAAAGCAAGACAGTGAACTATCTTATTGGTACAATGATAGAAACACCTAGAGCGTGTCTCATCGCAGGCCAACTTGCTCAAGAATCAGAATTCTTCAGCTTTGGTACTAACGACTTAACACAATTGACATATGGTTTCTCACGCGATGATGCAGGTAAATTTATTGGTGAATATATTAATAGAGACTTGTTATCAGTTGATCCTTTCCAAACTTTAGATGTAGACGGTGTAGGACAATTGATTCAGACAGCAGTTGAACAAGCAAAAGCCAGCAACCCTCAAATCAAAATTGGAGTCTGCGGTGAACTTGGCGGCGATCCGAAATCAATTCACTTCTTTAACGATTTAGATATTGATTATGTTTCTTGCTCACCTTTCCGTGTGCCGGGCGCGATTTTAGCTGCTGCACAAAGTCAGGTAGAAAGCGAGAGATTGGTCGGTGCAAACAACTAA
- a CDS encoding YfiT family bacillithiol transferase — MLKNQYPIGSYTFPEVFTAHDLARWIKDIEKLPEKLTTLTSNLSQAERQATYRENSWDVQTLIHHIADAHMHAYIRTKLILTEHCPNVCTFEEKEWVKLSDQDVPLEYSLALINGLHKRWATLLKSLSETAFHRKMHHPDDGMVTLAALISKMAWHGNHHLEHIRIALNKGK, encoded by the coding sequence ATGCTTAAAAATCAATATCCCATCGGTTCATATACTTTTCCAGAAGTTTTTACTGCGCACGACTTAGCAAGATGGATTAAAGATATAGAGAAACTGCCTGAAAAATTAACGACACTAACAAGCAACCTGTCTCAAGCTGAAAGACAAGCAACCTACAGAGAAAATAGTTGGGACGTCCAAACCTTGATACATCATATTGCAGATGCGCATATGCATGCCTATATACGTACCAAGCTGATATTGACAGAACATTGTCCGAACGTCTGCACCTTTGAAGAAAAGGAATGGGTAAAACTTTCCGATCAAGATGTTCCTTTAGAATACTCGCTAGCCCTAATTAATGGTCTCCATAAACGGTGGGCCACATTATTAAAGAGTTTGTCAGAAACAGCATTTCATCGAAAAATGCACCATCCAGATGACGGAATGGTAACTTTAGCGGCATTGATTTCTAAGATGGCTTGGCATGGAAATCATCATTTAGAACATATTCGGATTGCGTTGAATAAAGGGAAATAA
- a CDS encoding PTS sugar transporter subunit IIA, with translation MSHLFSKESVFVSNATSKEEVFTEVSEALIKSGDVKDNFLEHVLEREKNYPTAISLANISKDYPNVAIPHTEPEFVNNTKIVPVKLTNPIVFQNMSSPHKDITVDFLFVILNADKASQVHLLSDLVAFFETQDKDAFADFFKLTDADAIYEYLNKNFKA, from the coding sequence ATGAGTCATTTATTTTCTAAAGAAAGTGTATTCGTCTCGAATGCCACTAGCAAAGAAGAAGTTTTTACAGAAGTGTCAGAAGCATTGATTAAATCAGGAGATGTAAAAGATAACTTTTTAGAACACGTATTAGAACGTGAAAAAAATTATCCAACAGCAATCAGCTTAGCTAACATCAGCAAAGACTATCCTAATGTGGCCATTCCACATACAGAACCTGAATTTGTTAATAATACTAAGATTGTACCTGTTAAATTAACTAACCCAATCGTATTCCAAAATATGAGTTCACCTCATAAAGATATTACTGTTGATTTCTTATTCGTTATTTTAAACGCAGATAAAGCAAGCCAAGTTCATCTTCTATCTGATCTTGTTGCATTTTTCGAAACTCAAGATAAAGATGCATTTGCTGATTTCTTTAAATTAACTGATGCTGACGCTATTTATGAATACTTGAATAAAAACTTTAAAGCTTAA
- a CDS encoding DHA2 family efflux MFS transporter permease subunit — protein sequence MLAGAWAIALGAIAPMLDSTMINIAINHLIKDFHSSLNIIQWAITGYMLALAIAVPVSGWLMNRFNSKAVFINATVIFGAISLIIGLSTNVYLFVILRLIQGFSAGVITTLMMSLLVKVAGQDKIGRVMAIVSTPMIFGPIFGPVLGGFLTQFLSWRWIFFINIFVVIIAVPLMNKYIPNFTPFDKEKKLDVVGMILLIVFSGTFMYGINQLSHNNSQFNSSATIFIVIGIVSLILYMLYDKKRNSETILPLSLFKYKFFSLSGAGLLLANAAIMGPMIILPLLFINIYHMNMVQASLALIPQGVGMLVTRPIIGKLIDSKGAEIVSFVSILISIMSTIPFIFITDHTSLWWLYLMLFARGCSVGGIMLGFTSSAYIGLADKDLPPAGVAINMIENLGSSFGTALIAAITAYFMSYNMLSTAQELSGYQGGFALSAILLIILLLPLLKLKRRA from the coding sequence ATACTAGCAGGTGCATGGGCGATTGCATTAGGCGCGATTGCTCCGATGCTAGACTCTACGATGATAAATATCGCAATCAATCACTTAATCAAAGATTTTCATTCCTCACTTAATATTATTCAGTGGGCCATTACAGGTTATATGTTGGCATTGGCCATAGCAGTTCCAGTATCTGGATGGTTAATGAATCGATTTAATAGTAAAGCAGTTTTTATCAATGCTACTGTCATATTTGGTGCCATTTCTTTAATCATAGGATTAAGTACTAATGTATATCTATTCGTCATTTTACGCTTGATTCAAGGATTCAGTGCTGGGGTTATCACAACACTAATGATGTCACTTTTAGTAAAAGTAGCAGGACAAGATAAAATAGGGCGTGTCATGGCTATCGTAAGTACTCCTATGATATTTGGACCAATATTCGGTCCGGTACTTGGCGGCTTTCTGACACAGTTTCTATCTTGGCGTTGGATATTTTTTATTAATATCTTTGTTGTTATCATCGCAGTACCCTTAATGAATAAGTACATTCCTAATTTCACACCGTTTGATAAAGAGAAGAAATTAGATGTAGTAGGTATGATTTTACTGATTGTATTTTCTGGTACATTTATGTACGGCATCAATCAGTTAAGTCACAACAATAGCCAGTTTAATTCATCGGCTACTATTTTCATTGTCATAGGCATTGTAAGTTTAATTTTATACATGCTTTATGATAAAAAAAGAAACAGCGAAACAATTCTGCCATTGTCACTATTTAAATATAAATTCTTCTCATTATCTGGAGCAGGTCTATTATTAGCGAACGCGGCGATAATGGGACCGATGATTATCTTGCCGCTATTGTTTATCAATATTTATCATATGAATATGGTTCAAGCTTCTTTAGCGCTCATTCCTCAAGGCGTGGGAATGTTAGTAACAAGACCAATAATTGGTAAGTTAATTGATAGTAAAGGTGCAGAGATTGTAAGCTTTGTTTCGATTCTCATTTCAATCATGAGCACGATTCCATTTATTTTCATTACGGATCATACAAGTTTATGGTGGCTCTATCTTATGCTCTTCGCACGAGGATGCAGTGTCGGAGGTATTATGCTTGGTTTTACAAGTTCAGCTTATATTGGTTTGGCAGACAAAGATTTGCCTCCAGCAGGTGTTGCAATCAATATGATAGAAAATTTAGGATCCAGTTTCGGCACAGCATTGATAGCCGCAATAACAGCATACTTCATGAGTTATAACATGCTTTCAACAGCTCAAGAATTAAGCGGATATCAAGGAGGATTTGCGCTATCAGCAATCTTACTCATTATCCTATTACTACCGTTATTAAAGTTAAAAAGACGAGCTTAA
- a CDS encoding MarR family transcriptional regulator, with the protein MNKEEELMYNFRDLFNKISYLNKFEMEEALKGLTSTEVHCIEAIEENTNPNVRRLAETLYMTRGAISKLTRRLIKKELIESYQKEDNKKEIYFKLTDSGKAIYDTHEQLHAKFQKRDEKVFEEMDEAQYQAMMNFINQYRNHLDQEINKQNRAIN; encoded by the coding sequence ATGAATAAAGAAGAAGAACTCATGTACAACTTCAGAGATTTATTTAATAAGATTTCTTATTTAAATAAGTTTGAAATGGAAGAAGCACTTAAAGGTTTAACTTCTACTGAGGTGCATTGTATTGAAGCCATTGAAGAAAATACAAATCCTAATGTCAGAAGGCTAGCTGAAACGCTCTATATGACTAGAGGTGCTATTAGTAAACTGACAAGAAGATTGATAAAAAAAGAATTGATAGAAAGTTATCAAAAAGAAGATAATAAAAAGGAAATTTACTTTAAACTAACTGATTCTGGTAAAGCAATATACGATACTCACGAACAGTTACATGCTAAATTTCAGAAACGTGATGAAAAGGTCTTCGAAGAGATGGACGAGGCACAGTATCAAGCAATGATGAATTTTATAAATCAATATCGCAATCATCTGGATCAAGAAATTAATAAACAAAATCGTGCGATTAATTAA
- a CDS encoding type I restriction endonuclease subunit R yields MRKTITEDMIEQACIQVLSKNEYYSFINANINANKVFSSLNVLESEKDGTGRSNIQEVILPKVLFESLQSLNPHIPTNLLKDIVQDFRRPFTDKELEVVNYERYRQLKNGIHVEFEKDGKKQYETVRIIDFNTASNNTFTLVSQMWIKGETQHRRPDLLLFVNGLPIVFIELKNSDVKLKTAYDKNLQDYIRDIPQLFHFNQLCVLSNASETRIGSFTANYNHFFEWLRSTEDDTINRQQIRSEGTSIQYLLENLLKHETLLDYVENFILFENKRMKILAKNHQFLGVNNGVKSFENREELNGKLGVFWHTQGSGKSYSMAMFINKINRKTTGNFTFLMVTDRQDLDDQLYKNFLRTETVTEEESANPKNGVALRDDLQTNKPFLFTLIQKFRYDKGKNYPVLSERDDIVVIVDEAHRTQYKSLAQNMRTALPNAQYIAFTGTPLLGSKRLTNQWFGDYVSEYNFAQSIEDGSTVPLYYSRRVPEVWLTNDFLEDDYLEIIEDENLTPEEEEKLSNHYSKTNEVLKRDDRLNIVAKDIVEHFPNRGYLGKAMVISVDKFTTVRMYDKVKYYWNEKLKELYQKRSSAPSKEERERINNQIKYMQQVEMAVVVSEDGNEDEKFKNEGLDFKKHRERMKHIDENGHDIEDNFKDPNNPLSLVFVCAMWLTGFDAPNTSTIYLDKPMKSHTLMQTIARINRVFPGKNSGLIVDYLNLFKYMKQALGDYANPDSDDNMPVKNIEEQIKLLEDVIQETRGFCNQLNINLDAILQRNETFDQIDLFQQYTNILLDKDEYHEEFKIYANLCKNIYEACKPEIFEFDWKNNYLSIIFYLSDMIKASVREENIDSAKIALNRTLDLSVQSKYVKEDAGENKYEVTTMKTLNLSEINTDDIRKTINESPYKNIEIQELRSFIEDKLNKLLEDNKTRTNFVERYKELINRYNSGNSTNEDYYEDLVDFVDNLKREDERHVKEGLTEEELEIYDLLKKDKLTKKEEEKVKLSAKRLYESIKNEQSKTNVIDWYKDEQPRQAVKFEIEALLDETLPDSYDKETFNVKTEVIMTHLMEEAMIESAVS; encoded by the coding sequence ATGAGGAAGACAATTACCGAAGATATGATTGAGCAAGCATGTATTCAGGTGTTATCGAAAAATGAATATTATAGTTTTATTAATGCAAACATCAATGCGAATAAAGTGTTCTCTTCATTAAATGTATTAGAAAGTGAAAAGGATGGAACAGGGCGCTCGAATATACAGGAAGTAATTCTCCCAAAGGTGTTGTTTGAAAGTTTGCAAAGTCTAAATCCACATATACCAACAAATTTATTGAAAGATATTGTACAAGACTTCAGACGTCCTTTTACAGATAAAGAACTTGAGGTCGTTAACTATGAACGGTATAGACAGTTAAAAAACGGGATTCATGTAGAATTCGAAAAAGATGGTAAGAAACAATATGAAACAGTTCGTATCATTGATTTTAATACTGCATCTAATAATACGTTTACACTTGTTTCCCAAATGTGGATTAAAGGAGAAACACAACATCGTAGACCCGATTTACTTTTATTTGTGAATGGATTGCCTATTGTTTTTATTGAGCTAAAGAATTCAGATGTTAAATTAAAAACGGCATATGATAAAAACTTACAAGATTATATTCGTGATATTCCGCAATTATTTCATTTTAACCAATTGTGCGTTCTATCAAATGCATCTGAAACGAGAATAGGTAGTTTTACAGCCAATTACAATCACTTTTTCGAATGGTTACGTTCAACAGAAGATGACACAATAAATCGTCAACAAATACGTTCTGAGGGAACAAGTATTCAGTATTTGTTAGAGAATCTTTTGAAACATGAAACTTTACTCGATTATGTTGAGAATTTTATTCTATTTGAAAATAAAAGAATGAAAATATTGGCTAAAAACCACCAATTCTTAGGTGTTAATAATGGAGTTAAATCATTTGAAAATCGTGAAGAATTAAACGGTAAGCTAGGTGTGTTTTGGCATACTCAGGGAAGTGGTAAATCTTATTCAATGGCGATGTTTATTAATAAGATTAACAGAAAAACAACCGGGAATTTTACGTTTTTAATGGTTACTGATCGGCAAGATTTAGATGATCAGCTGTATAAAAACTTTCTAAGAACAGAAACAGTCACAGAAGAGGAATCGGCTAATCCTAAAAATGGTGTAGCATTAAGAGATGACTTACAAACGAATAAGCCATTCTTATTTACACTTATACAAAAATTCCGTTATGATAAAGGGAAGAACTACCCAGTATTATCTGAGCGGGATGATATTGTCGTCATTGTAGATGAAGCACACCGTACACAGTACAAATCATTAGCACAAAACATGAGAACAGCTCTACCAAATGCTCAATATATTGCTTTTACAGGTACTCCATTGTTAGGTTCAAAACGTCTTACGAATCAATGGTTTGGAGACTATGTTAGTGAATATAACTTTGCTCAGTCAATTGAAGATGGATCAACAGTACCTTTATATTATTCGAGAAGAGTTCCTGAAGTATGGTTAACGAATGACTTTTTAGAAGATGACTATTTAGAGATCATTGAAGATGAAAACCTGACTCCTGAAGAGGAGGAAAAGCTATCTAACCATTATTCCAAAACGAATGAGGTATTAAAACGTGATGATCGTTTAAATATTGTAGCAAAGGATATTGTTGAACATTTTCCTAATAGGGGATATTTAGGTAAAGCAATGGTTATATCTGTAGACAAATTCACTACTGTACGTATGTATGACAAAGTAAAATATTACTGGAATGAAAAATTAAAAGAATTATATCAAAAACGTTCGAGTGCTCCTTCAAAAGAAGAACGAGAACGGATTAATAATCAAATAAAATATATGCAACAAGTGGAGATGGCTGTCGTTGTTAGTGAAGATGGCAATGAAGATGAAAAGTTTAAAAATGAGGGGCTAGATTTTAAGAAGCATCGTGAACGGATGAAACACATTGATGAAAATGGGCATGACATTGAAGATAACTTTAAGGATCCTAACAATCCATTATCACTTGTATTTGTTTGTGCGATGTGGCTAACAGGATTTGACGCACCAAATACGTCAACTATTTATTTAGATAAACCGATGAAAAGTCATACATTAATGCAAACAATTGCACGGATTAATAGAGTGTTTCCAGGAAAAAACTCTGGATTAATTGTAGATTACCTCAACTTATTTAAATACATGAAGCAAGCTCTTGGTGATTATGCAAATCCTGATAGTGATGACAACATGCCTGTGAAAAACATTGAGGAACAGATAAAATTATTAGAAGATGTCATTCAAGAAACAAGAGGGTTTTGTAATCAACTAAATATAAACTTAGATGCAATCCTTCAAAGAAATGAAACGTTTGATCAGATTGACCTCTTTCAACAGTATACGAATATCTTATTAGATAAAGATGAGTATCATGAGGAATTTAAGATTTATGCGAATTTGTGTAAGAACATATATGAAGCTTGTAAACCAGAGATATTTGAATTTGATTGGAAAAATAATTATCTATCTATTATTTTTTATCTAAGTGATATGATTAAAGCATCTGTTAGAGAAGAGAATATTGACAGTGCAAAAATAGCACTTAATAGAACCCTAGATCTAAGCGTACAATCTAAATATGTTAAAGAAGATGCAGGAGAAAATAAATACGAAGTTACAACGATGAAAACATTAAATCTATCAGAAATAAATACGGATGATATTCGTAAAACAATCAACGAGTCTCCTTATAAAAACATAGAAATTCAAGAACTGAGATCATTTATTGAAGATAAATTAAACAAACTTCTAGAAGATAATAAGACGCGAACTAATTTTGTGGAGCGATATAAAGAGTTAATTAATCGTTATAATTCCGGTAACTCTACAAATGAAGATTATTACGAAGATCTGGTTGATTTTGTAGATAATCTAAAGCGAGAAGATGAACGGCATGTCAAAGAAGGTTTGACTGAAGAGGAGCTAGAGATATATGACTTGTTAAAGAAAGATAAGTTAACGAAAAAAGAAGAAGAGAAAGTAAAGTTATCTGCGAAGAGATTATACGAGTCTATTAAAAATGAACAAAGTAAAACGAACGTCATTGACTGGTATAAAGACGAGCAACCTAGACAAGCTGTTAAATTTGAGATAGAAGCATTATTAGATGAAACATTACCAGATAGCTATGATAAAGAAACGTTTAATGTAAAAACAGAAGTTATTATGACACATTTAATGGAAGAAGCTATGATTGAAAGTGCTGTATCTTAA
- a CDS encoding restriction endonuclease subunit S has protein sequence MSDWKTIKLKDFVTLKRGYDLPHDKSREGNYPVIASTNIRGYHDEYKVDSPVVTVGRSGSIGKVQVVNKKAWPLNTTLYVKDSKGNDINFIYYFLQTMGLEQFNSGAGVPTLNRNHIGLLKIIIPNIKKQEKIAKILSTYDKLIENNNRRIEVLEQTAEEIYKEWFVRMRFPGSENIKFDKGIPEGWENVKLGEIISRLESGSRPKSVTSEEVMIVSLGAGDVKGLGEYINTNEYLIPYSFYKKMTRGKVRSKDIAVYKDGAYTGKVTMFRDDFPYKETAINEHVFLVSSKESILQNYLLFTLKQKSYFDLMQALSMTSAQPGLNQRNFKNIKIILPLIDILEKFNNLIEDILKEIFNLSKQNQNLSKQRDLLLPRLMNGTIEVK, from the coding sequence ATGAGTGATTGGAAAACAATTAAATTAAAAGACTTTGTTACTTTAAAAAGGGGATACGACTTACCCCATGATAAAAGCAGGGAAGGAAATTATCCAGTTATTGCTTCTACTAATATCCGTGGCTATCATGATGAATATAAAGTTGATTCACCTGTAGTAACGGTAGGACGTTCAGGTTCCATAGGCAAGGTACAAGTCGTTAACAAAAAGGCTTGGCCATTGAACACAACTTTATATGTAAAAGATTCTAAAGGAAATGATATTAATTTTATATATTACTTTTTGCAGACAATGGGTTTAGAGCAGTTTAATTCAGGAGCAGGAGTTCCGACATTAAACAGAAATCATATCGGCTTGTTAAAAATAATAATCCCTAATATAAAGAAACAAGAAAAAATAGCAAAAATTCTTTCCACATACGATAAATTAATCGAAAATAACAACCGTAGAATTGAAGTTTTAGAACAAACAGCGGAGGAAATTTACAAAGAATGGTTTGTGCGAATGAGATTTCCAGGATCTGAAAATATAAAGTTTGATAAAGGGATACCTGAAGGATGGGAAAATGTAAAATTGGGTGAAATTATATCTAGATTAGAATCTGGAAGCAGACCTAAAAGTGTGACAAGCGAAGAAGTCATGATAGTTAGTCTAGGCGCAGGAGATGTTAAAGGATTAGGAGAGTATATTAATACTAATGAATATCTGATTCCCTATAGTTTTTATAAAAAAATGACTAGAGGTAAGGTTCGGAGTAAAGATATTGCTGTTTATAAGGATGGTGCTTACACAGGGAAAGTCACAATGTTTAGAGATGACTTTCCATACAAGGAAACAGCTATAAATGAACATGTTTTCCTTGTCAGTAGTAAAGAATCTATACTTCAAAACTACTTATTATTCACATTAAAACAAAAATCATATTTTGATCTAATGCAAGCTCTGAGCATGACCTCTGCTCAACCTGGGTTAAATCAAAGAAACTTTAAAAACATAAAAATTATATTGCCATTAATAGATATATTGGAGAAATTCAACAATTTAATTGAGGATATATTAAAAGAGATATTTAATTTATCTAAACAAAATCAAAACTTATCAAAACAGCGTGATCTTCTTTTACCCCGTTTGATGAACGGTACAATTGAGGTGAAATAG